In the Drosophila teissieri strain GT53w chromosome 3R, Prin_Dtei_1.1, whole genome shotgun sequence genome, ACGATGGCCTAGCACTGCGTTGATTTCTAGCCGGAGCTGCTGGATCTACATCGGAGCGCAGGCTAGCGCGTTTACCTCTCGTTGACCAGGTTATCGATCTCCGGATTGCGCGGCCGGCGCTTCATGATGTCAGCCTCGGGTCCCTCGTAGGCCAGCGATATGGCAGGAATCTGATCGTCAGTGCAGTCAGCCGCACAATTTACGTTCAGAGTGGGTGTTAAATATGCTAGTTCTTAACTATTAACTGGGAAGGGCtcaacttttatatttaacttgCTCGGATGATACTGACTTAATAGCAACTTTAACTTTAATCTTTGATGGGGCTTGGGTTCGCGGCGGAGGTCTAAACTTACCATGTCAGTGCCCAGATCGATGCACAGAATTGTCACGGTTCCCAGTGGCAGTGGTATGTCGCAGAGGATGAAGGCCAGAAAGGGCGAGATTTCGGGAATGTTGGAGGTCAGGGTGTAGGCGATGGACTTTTTCAGGTTATCGAAGATAAGGCGACCCTCCTCCACACCAGTCACAATGGAGGCAAAGTTGTCGTCCAGTAGAATCATGTCAGCAGCCTACACAGGAGCATTTAGATAATTAATTTAGGCATTTGGATAAGCAAAAAACATCAAATCCATATTGCACCATCTCTCACTTACTACGGAAGTGTCACAAACCAAAAACTTTAGTTCATGCAGAAAGGaaaattgtattgtattttccccaattaaaaacattaaacgCGTTTTCAACCAAATCCTTTAAATGGTAATATGTAATGGTTAATGTGTGAATAAGAAAAATATCACGctcatatgcaaattaatttatgctgctttgaaattataaaacttcCTAATTGATGGCCAATTTTGGTGATATTTTTACTCCGTCCAATTTTGTTCACTATAATCTGATTTCCTACCTGCTTGGACACATCGGAACCGGCGATACCCATGGCAACACCGATGTCAGCCTTCTTTAGAGCGGGAGAATCGTTGACACCATCGCCAGTCACGGCCACAATAGCTCCCATGCGCTGGCAACCCTCGACAATGATGAGTTTCTGCTGCGGCGAGGTACGGGCGAAGACGATCTCGGTGTGGTAGCGGAGGATCTCATCCAGCTGGTCGCTGGACACATCACGGAGCTCAGCGCCATGGACGACGGCGGCCTTGGCCTCGCGGGGATTCACTTCAGAGATGGGGATGTTCAGGCGCTGGGCAATGTCCTCGACGGTCTCGTTGCCCTCGGATATAATACCGACAGACTTGGCAATGGCCTTGGCAGTGATCGGGTGATCGCCGGTAACCATGATGACTTTGATACCGGCCGAGCGGCACTTGGCAACGGCATCGGGCACGGCAGCACGGGGGGGATCAATCATGGACATAAGGCCGACGAAACGCAGATTATCGATGGGGAAGTTGATGTCGTCGGTATTGAACTTAAAGCCGTTGGGATACTTGTCGGATGGCAGCATAAAGTCACAGAAGCCGAGCACACGCTCACCCAGTCCACCGAGTTCCATGTAGGCATTGTTGAACGCCTCCTTCATCTCTTCGTCCAAAACCTTCTCCTTTCCGTTAATGAAAATGGTAGAGCAGCGCTCCAAGATACGCTCGGGAGCACCCTTCATTACGAGCAAGTAGCGCGGATCGTTGGAATCCTCGGTTTCGTGGATGGACACTTGGTATTTGTTGGTGGAGTTGAAGGGTACCTCGGCAGTCTTCTTATTACGCTTGCGAATGTTCATCACATCGCCCAGAGCCAGTTCCATGCACTTGAGCAGAGCAGCCTCGGAGGCATCTCCACTGACTTCTTTCTTGAGGATGGGGACACCATCTTGGCCTCCCTTGAACTCGGCACGGTTACAGAGAGTGGCAATGCGAGAGAGCGCCTTGAATCCAGGGCTGGTTCTATCGTATTGAACACCCGACTGATCCTCAGTTGTGTCGGCCTCGATGATCTGATTATCGAACCACATGTGAGCGACCGTCATTCGGTTCTGGGTGAGGGTGCCGGTCTTATCGGAGCAGATGGTCGATGTGGAGCCCAGGGTCTCCACGGCCTCCAGATTCTTCACCAGACAATTCTTGGAGGCCATACGCTTGGCGGTAAGGGTCAGGCACACAGTGACGGTGGCCAGCAGACCTTCGGGCACGTTGGCGACGATGATTCCGATCAAAAAGATGACAGCGTCCAGCCAGTGGTAGCCCAGAATGAAGGCAATCACGAAGAAGGTGACGCCCAGGAACACGGCCACGCCGGTAATAAGATGGATGAAATGGTGGATCTCCTTGGCAATGGGCGTCTCTCCAGTGTCTAGACCGGAGGCGAGACCAGCAATGCGTCCCATGACGGTGTGATCGCCACAGCTGATGACCACACCCTTGGCAGTGCCCTCGACGGCGTTGGTGGAGAAGAAGGCCAGATTTTTGGTCTCCAGTGGATTCTCATGGGTGAACTCGGCACCGCGGGACTGCGGCTCCGACTCGCCGGTCAGCGAGGAGTTGTCCACCTTAAAGGTGCGCGCCTCGATGATGCGGATGTCAGCGGGGATACGGTCGCCGAACTTCACCTCAACGACATCGCCCAGAACGAGATCCTCAGCGCGCAGCGTGAGTTTCTCGCCCTCGCGGATGACGGTGGCGAACTGGGGTACCATGTTCTTAAACGATTCCATGATCTTAGAACTTTTCGATTCCTGCGGAACGCACACCACAGTTAGTAAACCGATCTTGAGCTGCTCAGATTCAGGGAACACCTACCTGATAGTATGAGAAAATGCCCGTCACGATGACGACAGCGGAAAGTACAATACCCAGATACAAATTATCGTCGGCCGGCTCCTCGCTGGTGCTGGCCTGGATAGAATAGGCCACAAAGCAGAGAATAGCACCGATCCACAGCAACATGGCGAAGCCACCGAACAGGTTCTTACAGAACTTAACCCATTCGGGCGTCTGCTTGGGTGGCGTCAGCGCATTAGGACCATCGCGCTCCAAGTTTTCCTTGGCCTTGGCGTGACTTAGACCCTGAGGAAGATCAGAGACGTATCAGTGCACATGTCGGGTGGGATACCACTTACGCAAATGGTGCACTTACATTTTCGGGATGTGTCTGAAAACGCTGATACAATTCCTCAGGAGAGATTTTATGAAAATCGATATCCAACTCCTGTTTGAGATCATCTAAATTCTCCTTTTTATTAACTTTGGCCGGCATCTTGCGTCTTGACTGTTGAATGGAGACGGATAATTATGTTAGTGGCGGAAGGTAATGATGCACTGCAGCGATAGACCCATAAGCCGACACAGAATTCGATTTACTTCATGCCTTGGTTAAGCCTTTGATAAGGCGTAGAGGATTCAGTACTACCAGGGAGTTTTGGGATTGGTTAAGAAAGAAGTGAAGAGAAGAGTTTACCGAAAGGTTTGCACGGAAGAAACCTTTAAAATAGTTCAACAGTACCGTTTACCATCAGATGTTAATGATCAGTTAGAGATCAGTGTTACCGGCACCCGTTGTTAACTACTTACCCGTCTAATTTACAACTGGTCAAGTGATTT is a window encoding:
- the LOC122619266 gene encoding sodium/potassium-transporting ATPase subunit alpha isoform X3, with translation MSGQHGRADSYRVATVIATDDDNRTADGQYKSRRKMPAKVNKKENLDDLKQELDIDFHKISPEELYQRFQTHPENGLSHAKAKENLERDGPNALTPPKQTPEWVKFCKNLFGGFAMLLWIGAILCFVAYSIQASTSEEPADDNLYLGIVLSAVVIVTGIFSYYQESKSSKIMESFKNMVPQFATVIREGEKLTLRAEDLVLGDVVEVKFGDRIPADIRIIEARTFKVDNSSLTGESEPQSRGAEFTHENPLETKNLAFFSTNAVEGTAKGVVISCGDHTVMGRIAGLASGLDTGETPIAKEIHHFIHLITGVAVFLGVTFFVIAFILGYHWLDAVIFLIGIIVANVPEGLLATVTVCLTLTAKRMASKNCLVKNLEAVETLGSTSTICSDKTGTLTQNRMTVAHMWFDNQIIEADTTEDQSGVQYDRTSPGFKALSRIATLCNRAEFKGGQDGVPILKKEVSGDASEAALLKCMELALGDVMNIRKRNKKTAEVPFNSTNKYQVSIHETEDSNDPRYLLVMKGAPERILERCSTIFINGKEKVLDEEMKEAFNNAYMELGGLGERVLGFCDFMLPSDKYPNGFKFNTDDINFPIDNLRFVGLMSMIDPPRAAVPDAVAKCRSAGIKVIMVTGDHPITAKAIAKSVGIISEGNETVEDIAQRLNIPISEVNPREAKAAVVHGAELRDVSSDQLDEILRYHTEIVFARTSPQQKLIIVEGCQRMGAIVAVTGDGVNDSPALKKADIGVAMGIAGSDVSKQAADMILLDDNFASIVTGVEEGRLIFDNLKKSIAYTLTSNIPEISPFLAFILCDIPLPLGTVTILCIDLGTDMVPAISLAYEHAEADIMKRPPRDPFNDKLVNSRLISMAYGQIGMIQAAAGFFVYFVIMAENGFLPKKLFGIRKMWDSKAVNDLTDSYGQEWTYRDRKTLEYTCHTAFFISIVVVQWADLIICKTRRNSIFQQGMRNWALNFGLVFETVLAAFLSYCPGMEKGLRMYPLKLVWWFPAIPFALAIFIYDETRRFYLRRNPGGWLEQETYY
- the LOC122619266 gene encoding sodium/potassium-transporting ATPase subunit alpha isoform X2; this encodes MPAKVNKKENLDDLKQELDIDFHKISPEELYQRFQTHPENGLSHAKAKENLERDGPNALTPPKQTPEWVKFCKNLFGGFAMLLWIGAILCFVAYSIQASTSEEPADDNLYLGIVLSAVVIVTGIFSYYQESKSSKIMESFKNMVPQFATVIREGEKLTLRAEDLVLGDVVEVKFGDRIPADIRIIEARTFKVDNSSLTGESEPQSRGAEFTHENPLETKNLAFFSTNAVEGTAKGVVISCGDHTVMGRIAGLASGLDTGETPIAKEIHHFIHLITGVAVFLGVTFFVIAFILGYHWLDAVIFLIGIIVANVPEGLLATVTVCLTLTAKRMASKNCLVKNLEAVETLGSTSTICSDKTGTLTQNRMTVAHMWFDNQIIEADTTEDQSGVQYDRTSPGFKALSRIATLCNRAEFKGGQDGVPILKKEVSGDASEAALLKCMELALGDVMNIRKRNKKTAEVPFNSTNKYQVSIHETEDSNDPRYLLVMKGAPERILERCSTIFINGKEKVLDEEMKEAFNNAYMELGGLGERVLGFCDFMLPSDKYPNGFKFNTDDINFPIDNLRFVGLMSMIDPPRAAVPDAVAKCRSAGIKVIMVTGDHPITAKAIAKSVGIISEGNETVEDIAQRLNIPISEVNPREAKAAVVHGAELRDVSSDQLDEILRYHTEIVFARTSPQQKLIIVEGCQRMGAIVAVTGDGVNDSPALKKADIGVAMGIAGSDVSKQAADMILLDDNFASIVTGVEEGRLIFDNLKKSIAYTLTSNIPEISPFLAFILCDIPLPLGTVTILCIDLGTDMIPAISLAYEQAESDIMKRQPRDPYRDNLVNRRLISMAYGQIGMIQAAAGFFVYFVIMAENGFLPKKLFGIRKMWDSKAVNDLTDSYGQEWTYRDRKTLEYTCHTAFFISIVVVQWADLIICKTRRNSIFQQGMRNWALNFGLVFETVLAAFLSYCPGMEKGLRMYPLKLVWWFPAIPFALAIFIYDETRRFYLRRNPGGWLEQETYY
- the LOC122619266 gene encoding sodium/potassium-transporting ATPase subunit alpha isoform X1; amino-acid sequence: MPAKVNKKENLDDLKQELDIDFHKISPEELYQRFQTHPENGLSHAKAKENLERDGPNALTPPKQTPEWVKFCKNLFGGFAMLLWIGAILCFVAYSIQASTSEEPADDNLYLGIVLSAVVIVTGIFSYYQESKSSKIMESFKNMVPQFATVIREGEKLTLRAEDLVLGDVVEVKFGDRIPADIRIIEARTFKVDNSSLTGESEPQSRGAEFTHENPLETKNLAFFSTNAVEGTAKGVVISCGDHTVMGRIAGLASGLDTGETPIAKEIHHFIHLITGVAVFLGVTFFVIAFILGYHWLDAVIFLIGIIVANVPEGLLATVTVCLTLTAKRMASKNCLVKNLEAVETLGSTSTICSDKTGTLTQNRMTVAHMWFDNQIIEADTTEDQSGVQYDRTSPGFKALSRIATLCNRAEFKGGQDGVPILKKEVSGDASEAALLKCMELALGDVMNIRKRNKKTAEVPFNSTNKYQVSIHETEDSNDPRYLLVMKGAPERILERCSTIFINGKEKVLDEEMKEAFNNAYMELGGLGERVLGFCDFMLPSDKYPNGFKFNTDDINFPIDNLRFVGLMSMIDPPRAAVPDAVAKCRSAGIKVIMVTGDHPITAKAIAKSVGIISEGNETVEDIAQRLNIPISEVNPREAKAAVVHGAELRDVSSDQLDEILRYHTEIVFARTSPQQKLIIVEGCQRMGAIVAVTGDGVNDSPALKKADIGVAMGIAGSDVSKQAADMILLDDNFASIVTGVEEGRLIFDNLKKSIAYTLTSNIPEISPFLAFILCDIPLPLGTVTILCIDLGTDMVPAISLAYETAESDIMKRQPRNPFQDKLVNERLISMAYGQIGMIQAAAGFFVYFVIMAENGFLPKKLFGIRKMWDSKAVNDLTDSYGQEWTYRDRKTLEYTCHTAFFISIVVVQWADLIICKTRRNSIFQQGMRNWALNFGLVFETVLAAFLSYCPGMEKGLRMYPLKLVWWFPAIPFALAIFIYDETRRFYLRRNPGGWLEQETYY
- the LOC122619266 gene encoding sodium/potassium-transporting ATPase subunit alpha isoform X4 → MPAKVNKKENLDDLKQELDIDFHKISPEELYQRFQTHPENGLSHAKAKENLERDGPNALTPPKQTPEWVKFCKNLFGGFAMLLWIGAILCFVAYSIQASTSEEPADDNLYLGIVLSAVVIVTGIFSYYQESKSSKIMESFKNMVPQFATVIREGEKLTLRAEDLVLGDVVEVKFGDRIPADIRIIEARTFKVDNSSLTGESEPQSRGAEFTHENPLETKNLAFFSTNAVEGTAKGVVISCGDHTVMGRIAGLASGLDTGETPIAKEIHHFIHLITGVAVFLGVTFFVIAFILGYHWLDAVIFLIGIIVANVPEGLLATVTVCLTLTAKRMASKNCLVKNLEAVETLGSTSTICSDKTGTLTQNRMTVAHMWFDNQIIEADTTEDQSGVQYDRTSPGFKALSRIATLCNRAEFKGGQDGVPILKKEVSGDASEAALLKCMELALGDVMNIRKRNKKTAEVPFNSTNKYQVSIHETEDSNDPRYLLVMKGAPERILERCSTIFINGKEKVLDEEMKEAFNNAYMELGGLGERVLGFCDFMLPSDKYPNGFKFNTDDINFPIDNLRFVGLMSMIDPPRAAVPDAVAKCRSAGIKVIMVTGDHPITAKAIAKSVGIISEGNETVEDIAQRLNIPISEVNPREAKAAVVHGAELRDVSSDQLDEILRYHTEIVFARTSPQQKLIIVEGCQRMGAIVAVTGDGVNDSPALKKADIGVAMGIAGSDVSKQAADMILLDDNFASIVTGVEEGRLIFDNLKKSIAYTLTSNIPEISPFLAFILCDIPLPLGTVTILCIDLGTDMVPAISLAYEHAEADIMKRPPRDPFNDKLVNSRLISMAYGQIGMIQAAAGFFVYFVIMAENGFLPKKLFGIRKMWDSKAVNDLTDSYGQEWTYRDRKTLEYTCHTAFFISIVVVQWADLIICKTRRNSIFQQGMRNWALNFGLVFETVLAAFLSYCPGMEKGLRMYPLKLVWWFPAIPFALAIFIYDETRRFYLRRNPGGWLEQETYY